The following proteins are co-located in the Desulfomicrobium macestii genome:
- the thiE gene encoding thiamine phosphate synthase codes for MNGRELVTRLMHEGGLYGLTAEKFSLGRRNADVVRTMLDGGIRIIQYREKTKKMGLKYEECLQLRAITREAGAAFIVNDDIDLALLTGADGVHVGQEDLPVEAVRALVGEGMAVGLSTHSPEQARAAVSRGADYIGVGPIFATRTKEDVCAPVGFEYLDFVVRNIDLPFVAIGGIKEHNIKEVTDHGARCMALVTEITAAEDIRGKIAALTNILCP; via the coding sequence ATGAACGGACGCGAACTTGTGACCCGGCTGATGCATGAAGGCGGCCTGTACGGGCTGACCGCTGAGAAATTCTCCCTGGGACGGCGCAACGCGGACGTTGTCCGGACCATGCTGGACGGCGGGATACGCATCATCCAATACCGCGAGAAGACGAAAAAAATGGGACTCAAATACGAGGAATGCCTTCAGCTGCGCGCCATAACCCGCGAGGCCGGCGCGGCCTTCATCGTCAACGACGACATCGATCTGGCCCTGCTGACGGGAGCCGACGGAGTGCACGTGGGCCAGGAAGACCTGCCGGTCGAGGCCGTGCGCGCCCTGGTGGGCGAGGGCATGGCCGTCGGTCTCTCGACCCATTCCCCGGAACAGGCCCGTGCGGCAGTATCCCGGGGCGCGGATTACATAGGTGTCGGGCCGATCTTCGCGACCCGGACCAAGGAAGATGTCTGCGCGCCGGTGGGCTTTGAATATCTGGACTTCGTCGTGCGCAATATCGATCTGCCTTTTGTCGCCATCGGCGGAATCAAGGAGCACAACATCAAGGAAGTGACCGACCACGGTGCCCGGTGCATGGCCCTGGTCACCGAGATCACCGCCGCCGAGGACATCCGGGGCAAGATCGCCGCGCTGACGAA